One window from the genome of Pantoea cypripedii encodes:
- a CDS encoding AAA family ATPase gives MASARALTQSPATLHLLCGKIAAGKSTLAHRLAQETGAVIISEDAWLAHLFADEMREVTDYVRCAAKLRNAMTPHLISLLRCGVSVVLDFPANTLQNRQWMKTVIQTADAAHQLHFLDVSDDLCKTRLHARNAAGEHDFAATDAQFALINSYFVAPQPEEGFNVVCHLHPL, from the coding sequence ATGGCGTCTGCGCGCGCGTTAACACAATCCCCCGCCACGTTACATCTGCTGTGCGGCAAAATTGCTGCCGGTAAATCGACGCTGGCACATCGGCTGGCCCAGGAAACCGGCGCGGTGATCATCAGTGAAGATGCCTGGCTGGCGCATTTGTTTGCCGATGAAATGCGTGAGGTGACGGACTATGTTCGCTGTGCCGCGAAGCTGCGTAACGCCATGACGCCACACCTGATCTCGCTGCTGCGCTGTGGGGTATCAGTCGTGCTGGATTTTCCCGCCAATACCCTGCAAAACCGCCAATGGATGAAAACGGTGATTCAAACCGCCGATGCCGCGCATCAGCTGCATTTTCTCGACGTGTCGGATGACCTGTGTAAAACGCGGTTACATGCGCGCAATGCCGCAGGTGAACATGATTTCGCTGCCACCGATGCGCAGTTCGCACTGATCAACAGTTACTTTGTCGCCCCGCAGCCGGAAGAAGGGTTTAATGTGGTTTGTCATTTGCACCCGTTGTAA